A stretch of Synechococcus sp. WH 8020 DNA encodes these proteins:
- a CDS encoding segregation/condensation protein A: MSDAGLTSKADAGARLAIRLLQDAAQSGTLDPWDVDVISVVDGFLDQLRQRIEVPRRVAAQLGQPGGSYERDLAESSEAFLAASVLVGLKAEVLEASTLPPEPMMEDAFDPDFMEQGWLDPRFNLPRHPERHLLRRPVAPPPLRRPVTLGELIEQLETIAEQLETDELDMRRRQRQKRFSNREAIAQVAALAHREKLPETTAALGVFLKEWEQALHWVDFEFLVSRWAEAAAPDLDKDRVGVFWALLFLSSQSQVELEQVGSLHAPIRLKRLLVAGEITQLPINSLEVPDITPTLPAIAA, from the coding sequence TTGTCTGATGCCGGCCTGACCTCAAAAGCTGATGCCGGCGCCCGTCTCGCGATTCGTCTGCTCCAGGATGCTGCCCAAAGTGGCACTCTCGATCCTTGGGACGTCGACGTCATTTCAGTGGTAGACGGGTTTTTAGATCAACTCAGACAACGCATTGAAGTCCCCCGACGGGTTGCCGCTCAGCTGGGCCAACCGGGAGGAAGTTACGAACGCGATCTAGCCGAGAGCAGCGAAGCGTTTCTCGCTGCATCGGTGTTGGTGGGGCTCAAAGCGGAGGTGCTTGAAGCCAGCACCCTCCCTCCAGAACCAATGATGGAAGACGCTTTTGACCCTGACTTCATGGAGCAGGGTTGGCTGGATCCCCGCTTCAATTTGCCGCGCCATCCTGAACGTCACCTTTTAAGGCGCCCTGTTGCGCCTCCTCCTTTAAGACGGCCGGTCACGCTGGGGGAACTGATCGAACAGCTGGAGACCATTGCTGAGCAATTAGAGACCGACGAACTCGACATGCGCCGGCGCCAGCGTCAGAAGCGCTTCAGCAATCGTGAGGCAATCGCCCAAGTAGCAGCGTTGGCCCACCGGGAAAAACTGCCTGAAACCACTGCCGCGCTGGGGGTGTTTTTAAAAGAATGGGAACAGGCCTTGCACTGGGTTGATTTCGAGTTTCTCGTCAGTCGCTGGGCAGAAGCAGCTGCGCCTGACCTCGACAAAGACCGCGTTGGCGTGTTCTGGGCTCTTTTATTCCTGTCCTCTCAAAGTCAGGTCGAACTGGAACAAGTTGGCTCGCTGCACGCACCCATTCGTTTAAAGCGTTTGCTCGTTGCCGGCGAAATCACTCAACTGCCGATCAACAGCCTCGAAGTGCCAGATATCACGCCGACCTTGCCGGCGATTGCCGCCTAA
- a CDS encoding NAD(+) kinase, whose translation MRLQRVWLIYRADSPLALKEARRCADELETSGVTTVLAMSGLTADPFPGLLASEPRLPDLAVVLGGDGTVLGAARHLAVLDVPILSFNVGGHLGFLTHDPGLLRSEGLWQRVLEDRFALERRMMLQAVIQRLGDLHGSKEASGADDGLKDHQEIHWALNDLYLKPHHEDLSPTCILEMEIDGEVVDQVRGDGLILASPTGSTGYAMAAGGPILHPGIDAIVVSPICPMSLSSRTVVLPPRSRVVIWPLGDASRQVKLWKDGAAGEVFGPGECCVIQQAAHHALMVQLEQSPSYYRTLSGKLHWAGSLLDSAPSSN comes from the coding sequence ATGCGCCTTCAACGGGTCTGGCTGATTTATCGCGCAGATAGCCCACTAGCGTTGAAAGAAGCTCGTCGCTGTGCCGATGAGCTTGAGACGAGCGGTGTGACAACTGTCCTGGCGATGAGTGGTCTGACGGCAGACCCTTTTCCAGGGTTGCTGGCCTCTGAGCCTCGGCTACCGGATCTTGCGGTGGTGCTTGGTGGTGATGGAACTGTCCTTGGTGCTGCCAGACATCTCGCGGTTCTGGATGTCCCGATTCTGAGTTTCAATGTGGGAGGCCATCTTGGCTTCCTGACCCACGATCCCGGTTTGCTGCGGAGTGAGGGACTGTGGCAGCGCGTGCTGGAAGATCGTTTCGCTTTAGAACGGCGAATGATGTTGCAGGCTGTGATCCAACGCCTGGGGGATCTCCATGGTTCTAAGGAGGCCTCTGGTGCAGACGATGGTCTCAAGGACCATCAGGAGATTCACTGGGCATTGAATGACCTTTACCTCAAGCCTCATCACGAAGATTTGTCTCCAACCTGCATTCTTGAAATGGAGATTGATGGTGAGGTTGTTGACCAAGTCCGAGGAGATGGCTTGATTTTGGCCTCGCCTACGGGCTCCACGGGTTATGCGATGGCGGCGGGCGGCCCGATCTTGCATCCAGGGATTGATGCGATTGTCGTCAGTCCGATTTGTCCAATGAGTTTGTCGAGTCGCACCGTGGTGTTGCCGCCTCGATCCAGGGTTGTGATTTGGCCTTTGGGTGATGCCAGCCGGCAGGTGAAACTTTGGAAGGATGGGGCTGCCGGAGAGGTTTTTGGTCCAGGTGAATGCTGCGTGATTCAGCAGGCTGCGCATCACGCGTTGATGGTGCAACTGGAGCAAAGTCCCTCCTACTACCGAACGCTGTCCGGCAAACTTCACTGGGCGGGAAGTTTGCTGGATAGTGCCCCCTCTTCAAACTGA
- a CDS encoding NADH-quinone oxidoreductase subunit J, protein MTIAASTQLICFLALSAVIVLGALGVVLLSNIVYSAFLLGGVFLAVAGLYLLLNASFVAAAQVLVYVGAVNVLILFAIMLVNKKENLAPIPGLPIRRLLSGGVCVGLFALLTRVVVTTPWTKGPAPIGEDATVRIGEHLFTDYLLPFELASVLLLMAMIGAIVLARRDVQSVDPVTGQEVDQGLIEKARTPLLVDQPRA, encoded by the coding sequence ATGACGATCGCCGCGTCAACGCAGCTCATTTGTTTTTTGGCTCTGAGTGCCGTCATCGTTCTGGGAGCTCTCGGTGTTGTTCTCTTGAGCAACATTGTTTATTCGGCCTTCCTCCTCGGTGGAGTCTTTCTGGCAGTGGCAGGTCTTTATCTCCTGCTCAACGCCAGTTTTGTGGCAGCGGCCCAGGTGCTGGTCTACGTGGGTGCTGTGAACGTCTTGATCCTGTTCGCGATCATGCTGGTCAACAAGAAGGAGAATCTGGCTCCGATTCCCGGACTTCCCATACGTCGTCTTCTGTCCGGTGGTGTGTGCGTGGGTCTGTTTGCTCTTTTGACCCGCGTTGTAGTCACCACTCCTTGGACCAAGGGCCCAGCCCCGATTGGGGAGGATGCAACGGTACGAATTGGTGAGCACTTGTTCACCGATTACTTACTGCCTTTTGAGTTGGCATCCGTTTTATTGTTGATGGCCATGATTGGAGCAATTGTTCTGGCCCGTCGTGACGTTCAATCCGTGGATCCTGTCACCGGTCAAGAGGTTGATCAGGGACTGATTGAGAAGGCACGCACTCCATTACTTGTTGACCAGCCTCGCGCCTGA
- the ndhI gene encoding NAD(P)H-quinone oxidoreductase subunit I, whose product MFGFLQQVGDYTRDAVDAARNLTQGLSVTFDHMKRRPVTVQYPYEKLIPSERYRGRIHYEFDKCIACEVCVRVCPINLPVVDWVMNKETKKKELRNYSIDFGVCIFCGNCVEYCPTNCLSMTEEYELAAFDRHSLNYDNVALGRLPTSVTTDPSVQPLRELVYLPAGEVQPHGVSPDRPRAGKLPEQILEELKAAGSMKAAEDERESSSSASNEEESAG is encoded by the coding sequence ATGTTTGGCTTCCTTCAACAGGTTGGTGATTACACCAGGGATGCAGTGGATGCGGCCCGTAATCTCACGCAAGGCCTGTCGGTCACCTTCGACCACATGAAGCGCCGTCCCGTCACGGTGCAATATCCCTACGAAAAGCTGATCCCCTCGGAGCGGTATCGAGGACGCATTCATTACGAGTTCGACAAGTGCATTGCTTGTGAGGTCTGTGTGCGGGTGTGTCCCATCAATCTTCCAGTGGTTGATTGGGTGATGAACAAGGAAACGAAGAAAAAAGAGCTACGCAATTATTCGATTGATTTCGGGGTTTGTATTTTCTGTGGCAACTGCGTCGAGTACTGCCCCACCAATTGCTTATCGATGACTGAAGAATATGAATTGGCAGCCTTCGATCGCCATAGCCTGAACTACGACAACGTTGCGTTAGGCCGCTTACCGACCAGCGTGACGACAGATCCATCGGTTCAGCCATTGCGGGAACTGGTGTATTTGCCTGCTGGGGAAGTTCAGCCCCATGGCGTTTCTCCTGACCGTCCCCGAGCCGGCAAACTCCCTGAGCAAATCCTCGAGGAACTCAAAGCGGCTGGATCCATGAAGGCTGCAGAGGATGAGAGAGAATCATCCTCATCAGCTTCCAATGAGGAGGAGAGCGCAGGATGA
- a CDS encoding nucleotidyltransferase family protein — protein sequence MKAMILAAGKGTRVQPITHVIPKPMIPILQKPVMEFLLELLKEHGFTEVMVNVSHLAEEIENYFRDGQRFGVEIAYSFEGSIQDGELIGDALGSAGGLKKIQDFQTFFDDTFVVLCGDALIDLDLTEAVRRHRAKGALASLVTKTVPKDQVSSYGVVVSDDDGKIQAFQEKPSVEEALSDTINTGIYLFEPEIFEHIPSGTSFDIGADLFPTLVKQGAPFYALPMDFEWVDIGKVPDYWQAIRSVLQGEVRQVGVPGKEVKPGLFTGLNVAANWDKINVEGPVYVGGMTKIEDGATLIGPTMIGPSCYICEGATIDNSIIFDYSRIGAGVQLVEKLVFGRYCVDKEGDHIDLQEASLDWLITDARRQDLVEPSPQQKAMAELLGTDLTQAS from the coding sequence ATGAAGGCCATGATCCTGGCCGCAGGCAAAGGAACCCGGGTGCAGCCGATCACGCATGTGATCCCGAAACCGATGATTCCGATCCTGCAGAAACCGGTGATGGAGTTCCTGCTGGAGCTTCTCAAAGAGCATGGTTTCACTGAGGTCATGGTCAACGTGTCTCACTTGGCCGAGGAAATCGAAAACTATTTCCGCGATGGCCAGCGTTTCGGCGTCGAAATCGCTTACAGCTTCGAGGGCAGTATTCAGGACGGCGAACTGATCGGTGACGCACTTGGTTCTGCGGGTGGTCTCAAAAAAATCCAAGATTTTCAAACCTTTTTTGATGACACCTTCGTGGTGTTATGTGGTGATGCCCTAATCGACCTCGACCTCACCGAGGCCGTTAGGCGACATCGCGCCAAAGGAGCTCTCGCCAGTCTTGTCACCAAAACGGTCCCGAAGGACCAGGTGAGCAGCTACGGCGTGGTAGTTAGCGATGACGACGGCAAAATCCAAGCCTTCCAAGAGAAACCCAGTGTTGAGGAAGCTTTAAGCGACACCATTAACACCGGCATCTATCTTTTCGAACCTGAGATTTTTGAGCACATTCCCTCTGGGACATCCTTCGACATTGGTGCCGATCTCTTCCCAACCTTGGTGAAGCAAGGAGCTCCGTTTTATGCCCTACCCATGGATTTTGAATGGGTCGATATCGGCAAAGTGCCTGATTACTGGCAAGCCATTCGCAGCGTTCTCCAGGGGGAAGTTCGCCAAGTTGGCGTCCCTGGGAAAGAGGTCAAACCAGGCCTGTTTACGGGCCTCAATGTGGCGGCCAATTGGGACAAAATCAACGTTGAAGGTCCTGTCTACGTGGGAGGGATGACCAAAATTGAAGATGGCGCCACGCTGATCGGTCCAACGATGATTGGCCCTAGCTGCTACATCTGCGAAGGCGCAACCATCGACAACTCCATCATTTTTGACTACTCCAGGATCGGGGCGGGCGTGCAACTGGTCGAGAAACTTGTGTTCGGCCGCTACTGCGTCGACAAAGAAGGGGATCACATTGATCTGCAAGAGGCTTCCCTCGATTGGTTGATCACCGATGCACGCCGCCAGGATTTGGTGGAGCCATCTCCTCAACAGAAAGCCATGGCAGAGCTCTTGGGCACCGATCTCACCCAGGCAAGCTGA
- a CDS encoding CYTH domain-containing protein has product MALEIERRFLVTNPGWRLAAGPPQPLRQGYLSASPDGFTVRMRLRADGRAWLTLKAPAAGIARHEFEYDIPATDAEELWALAPHRVIKTRYSLQLEGGDWVVDCFEGSNSPLILAEVELDSPDSPLTIPDWCGFEITGDQRWSNAALAHQPFCTWPQDWIDQYWPQTEKIF; this is encoded by the coding sequence ATGGCACTGGAGATTGAACGGCGATTCTTGGTGACAAACCCCGGTTGGCGTCTTGCGGCAGGCCCCCCTCAACCGCTGCGTCAAGGGTATTTGTCGGCCTCGCCAGATGGATTCACTGTGCGCATGCGTTTGCGCGCAGATGGCAGGGCATGGCTGACGTTGAAGGCTCCTGCCGCTGGGATCGCGCGCCATGAATTTGAATACGACATTCCGGCGACGGATGCGGAGGAGTTGTGGGCGCTGGCCCCCCATCGCGTGATTAAAACGCGCTATTCCCTTCAACTGGAAGGAGGCGACTGGGTTGTTGATTGCTTTGAAGGAAGCAATTCACCATTGATCCTGGCTGAGGTTGAGCTCGACTCCCCCGATAGCCCATTAACCATTCCCGACTGGTGTGGTTTTGAAATCACAGGAGACCAGCGCTGGAGCAATGCAGCCCTCGCCCACCAACCGTTTTGCACGTGGCCCCAGGATTGGATTGACCAATATTGGCCGCAAACCGAAAAAATCTTTTGA
- the nuoK gene encoding NADH-quinone oxidoreductase subunit NuoK, with protein sequence MLSELLAGSVPLQAYLLLAAVLFCTGVWGLINSRNAVRVLMSIELMLNAVNINLMAFSSYVDGQLIRGQVFSVFVITVAAAEAAVGLAILLSLYRNRVTVDMERFNLLRW encoded by the coding sequence ATGCTCTCTGAGCTTCTTGCCGGTTCCGTTCCTCTCCAGGCTTACCTGCTGTTGGCAGCAGTTCTGTTTTGTACGGGGGTCTGGGGTCTCATCAACAGTCGTAATGCTGTTCGGGTGTTGATGAGCATTGAGTTGATGCTCAATGCAGTGAACATCAATCTGATGGCGTTTTCTTCCTACGTCGACGGCCAACTCATTCGTGGCCAGGTGTTCTCGGTGTTTGTGATCACAGTTGCAGCAGCTGAGGCTGCAGTTGGTCTGGCGATCTTGTTGTCCCTTTATCGAAACAGAGTCACTGTGGACATGGAACGCTTCAATCTGTTGCGCTGGTAA
- a CDS encoding lipopolysaccharide assembly protein LapA domain-containing protein: MRQINFTLIFIFGLGTVFFTLENTNPTTVTVLPWMHFTLPLAALLLLSGGIGAVAAWLFASWSGMLNTVERLGKATEFEAQQVRIQELETDLDRYRSTVQTQLGLLPSGSSDSGSTSTETPTVDIDSKS, encoded by the coding sequence ATGCGTCAGATCAATTTCACTCTGATTTTCATCTTTGGCCTCGGCACGGTGTTTTTCACGTTGGAAAACACCAACCCCACCACGGTGACTGTCTTGCCGTGGATGCACTTCACCTTGCCTCTGGCCGCTCTTCTGCTCCTATCAGGGGGTATCGGTGCTGTAGCAGCCTGGCTTTTTGCGAGCTGGAGCGGAATGCTCAACACCGTAGAGCGATTGGGCAAAGCCACTGAATTCGAAGCCCAGCAGGTTCGCATTCAAGAATTGGAAACCGATCTCGATCGCTACCGCTCAACGGTGCAAACCCAGCTAGGGCTCCTGCCCTCAGGCAGTAGTGACTCGGGCTCTACCTCAACGGAGACTCCCACTGTCGACATCGACTCAAAGTCCTAA
- a CDS encoding helix-turn-helix domain-containing protein has protein sequence MAIGEVPCSMTISLSSREIEIIELVAEGLTNQEIAERLTISKRTVDNHVSNVFTKTGSKNRVALLNWAMDHGKICRDGFNCCTLPPDASDET, from the coding sequence ATGGCCATCGGTGAGGTGCCCTGTTCAATGACTATTTCCCTCTCCAGCCGAGAAATTGAGATCATCGAACTGGTAGCCGAGGGGCTGACCAATCAAGAGATCGCTGAACGACTGACGATTAGCAAACGCACTGTCGACAACCATGTCAGCAACGTCTTTACCAAAACGGGCTCAAAAAATCGTGTGGCCTTACTGAACTGGGCAATGGATCACGGGAAAATCTGTCGTGACGGCTTCAATTGCTGCACCCTTCCTCCAGATGCCTCCGACGAGACCTGA
- a CDS encoding NAD(P)H-quinone oxidoreductase subunit 4 → MLEFAVSAPFDPAFDISSGIVPATFPWLSLSILFPIIGAFIVPFIPDDGDGKQVRWFALGIALTTFLITAGAYLTGYDPSYSGLQLSERVSWLPNLGLTWAVGADGLSMPLILLTSFITALAVLAAWPVTFKPKLFFFLILAMDGGQIAVFAVQDMLLFFLAWELELLPVYLLLAIWGGKKRQYAATKFILYTAGSSLFILLAALAMGFFGGGVPNFEYSVLAQKGFSTGFQLLCYAGLLIAFGVKLPIVPLHTWLPDAHGEATAPVHMLLAGILLKMGGYALMRFNAEILPVAHAQFAPLLVVLGVVNIIYAALTSFAQRNLKRKIAYSSISHMGFVLIGIGSFSELGTSGAMLQMISHGLIGASLFFLVGATYDRTHTLQLDEMGGIGQKMRIMFALWTVCCLASLALPGMSGFVSELMVFAGFATDEAYTLSFRIVIDGLAAIGVILTPIYLLSMLREIFFGKENSELVSHSNLVDSEPREVYIIGCLLVPIIGIGLYPKLMTDSYSNTISALVERDVVAMERITRPTAPLIRSTSLVPAVFSAPKLTQASQPVS, encoded by the coding sequence GTGCTCGAATTTGCCGTAAGCGCACCCTTTGATCCGGCATTCGACATCTCAAGCGGTATCGTTCCGGCCACTTTCCCGTGGCTGAGCCTTTCGATCCTGTTCCCCATCATCGGGGCCTTCATCGTTCCATTCATTCCGGACGATGGTGATGGCAAACAGGTGCGCTGGTTTGCGCTCGGCATTGCTCTCACCACCTTCCTCATTACAGCGGGGGCTTATCTCACGGGATATGACCCCAGTTACAGCGGACTCCAGCTCTCGGAGCGGGTGAGCTGGCTGCCCAATCTCGGGCTGACCTGGGCGGTTGGGGCCGATGGCCTCTCGATGCCCCTGATCCTGCTGACGAGCTTCATCACAGCCTTGGCGGTCCTGGCCGCCTGGCCCGTGACCTTCAAACCCAAGCTGTTCTTCTTCTTGATCCTGGCGATGGATGGCGGCCAAATTGCCGTCTTCGCCGTCCAAGACATGCTGCTGTTCTTTCTCGCCTGGGAACTGGAGCTGCTTCCGGTTTATCTCTTACTGGCCATCTGGGGCGGAAAGAAACGTCAATATGCGGCGACAAAGTTCATTCTCTACACCGCTGGCAGTTCTCTGTTCATCCTGTTGGCGGCCCTCGCCATGGGCTTTTTTGGCGGTGGAGTCCCCAATTTTGAGTACAGCGTTCTCGCCCAAAAGGGTTTCAGTACTGGATTTCAGCTGCTCTGTTATGCGGGATTGTTGATTGCATTCGGGGTGAAATTACCGATCGTTCCACTCCACACCTGGCTGCCTGATGCCCATGGGGAGGCCACAGCGCCTGTGCACATGTTGCTGGCTGGCATTTTGCTGAAGATGGGTGGCTACGCGTTGATGCGCTTTAACGCCGAAATTCTCCCTGTAGCGCATGCCCAATTCGCACCCCTGCTGGTGGTGCTGGGAGTCGTGAACATCATTTATGCAGCGCTCACATCCTTCGCTCAACGCAATCTCAAACGCAAAATCGCTTACAGCTCCATCAGCCATATGGGCTTCGTGCTGATCGGCATCGGCAGCTTCAGCGAGCTAGGGACGAGTGGCGCCATGCTGCAAATGATCAGTCATGGACTGATCGGAGCCAGTCTGTTCTTCCTCGTGGGAGCCACATACGACCGGACCCACACCCTTCAGCTGGATGAGATGGGTGGCATTGGCCAAAAGATGCGCATCATGTTTGCCCTATGGACTGTTTGCTGCCTTGCCTCCCTTGCCCTGCCTGGCATGAGTGGATTTGTGAGCGAACTCATGGTCTTTGCAGGCTTTGCCACGGATGAGGCCTACACCCTCAGCTTCCGAATCGTGATTGATGGTCTCGCAGCCATTGGCGTGATCCTCACACCGATCTATTTGCTGTCGATGCTGAGAGAGATCTTCTTCGGGAAAGAAAACAGCGAACTCGTATCGCACTCCAATCTTGTCGATTCAGAACCCAGGGAGGTCTACATCATTGGTTGCCTGCTGGTTCCAATCATCGGCATCGGGCTCTACCCAAAGCTGATGACTGACAGCTACAGCAACACGATCTCAGCTCTTGTCGAGCGTGATGTCGTCGCGATGGAGAGGATCACACGACCAACAGCCCCTCTAATTCGCAGCACCTCCCTTGTGCCAGCGGTATTCTCAGCACCAAAACTGACCCAGGCCAGCCAGCCCGTCTCGTAA
- the nuoH gene encoding NADH-quinone oxidoreductase subunit NuoH, whose protein sequence is MSPGLDLEQSFSQALEGFGLSAQAARMLWLPFPMLLVLVAAVVGVLVTVWLERKISAAVQQRVGPEYAGALGVLQPLADGLKLLVKEDIIPDRADSILFTLGPVLVVVPVILSWLIVPFGQNLLISDVGVGIFLWISLSSVQPIGLLMSGYASNNKYSLLGGLRAAAQSISYEIPLALAVLAVVMMSNSLSTVDIVNQQTGAGVLSWNIWRQPVGFLIFWICALAECERLPFDLPEAEEELVAGYQTEYSGMKFALFYLGSYINLVLSALLVSILYLGGWGFPIPVEWLASWLGQPIDAPLVQLITGAVGIVMTVLKAYLLVFIAILLRWTTPRVRIDQLLDLGWKFLLPLALVNLLVTAALKLAFPVAFGG, encoded by the coding sequence GTGAGCCCGGGTCTTGATCTTGAGCAGAGCTTCAGTCAGGCACTGGAGGGGTTTGGACTCTCGGCCCAGGCTGCACGCATGCTCTGGCTTCCCTTCCCGATGTTGCTGGTCCTTGTGGCCGCTGTTGTAGGGGTTCTGGTCACGGTTTGGCTTGAACGAAAAATTTCTGCAGCCGTGCAGCAAAGGGTTGGTCCTGAATATGCCGGAGCTCTGGGCGTTCTTCAGCCTCTTGCCGATGGGCTCAAGCTGCTCGTCAAGGAAGACATCATTCCGGATCGCGCAGACAGCATTCTCTTCACTCTCGGCCCTGTGCTGGTGGTGGTTCCGGTCATTTTGTCCTGGTTGATCGTGCCCTTCGGTCAGAACCTGTTGATCAGCGATGTGGGCGTTGGCATTTTTCTTTGGATCTCGCTCAGCAGCGTTCAGCCCATTGGGCTTTTGATGAGTGGCTACGCCTCAAATAACAAATATTCGTTGTTGGGTGGTCTCCGTGCCGCAGCCCAGTCGATCAGTTATGAAATCCCTCTCGCGTTGGCCGTACTGGCCGTCGTGATGATGAGCAATTCCTTAAGCACCGTCGATATCGTTAATCAACAAACCGGCGCTGGGGTCTTGAGTTGGAACATCTGGCGCCAGCCAGTTGGTTTCCTGATTTTCTGGATCTGTGCGCTTGCGGAATGTGAGCGTCTCCCTTTTGACCTTCCGGAAGCTGAGGAAGAGCTCGTCGCTGGCTATCAGACGGAATACTCGGGGATGAAATTTGCCCTCTTCTACCTGGGCAGCTACATCAATCTCGTTCTTTCTGCTCTCCTCGTCTCCATCCTTTATTTAGGTGGTTGGGGCTTCCCAATCCCTGTTGAATGGCTTGCTTCCTGGTTAGGTCAGCCCATTGATGCGCCTTTGGTGCAGTTGATCACAGGCGCCGTGGGCATTGTGATGACTGTCTTGAAGGCCTATCTGCTGGTCTTTATCGCGATTCTTTTGCGTTGGACCACTCCACGGGTCAGGATTGATCAGCTGTTGGATCTTGGCTGGAAATTCCTGTTGCCTCTCGCCTTGGTCAACCTCCTGGTCACAGCAGCCCTCAAGCTGGCCTTCCCGGTTGCTTTTGGCGGCTGA
- a CDS encoding methylenetetrahydrofolate reductase — protein sequence MSSALQSSLKAGTVTITAEVMPPRGGDASHVLEMAKGLKGLVHAVNVTDGSRAVMRMSSLAVARLLLDEGIEPVLQMACRDRNRIAIQADLLGAHALGIRNLLCLTGDPVRAGDQPKARPVNELESVRLLQQVTAFNRGDDPVKGDLADGPTDIFAGAAADPQCASWSGLIRRMERKKNAGARFIQTQMVMDAAVLERFCREIAEPMDLPVLAGVFLLKSARNAAFINRMVPGACIPDRLIARLEAAPDPAAEGIQIAAEQVQQYLGVAQGVHLMAIKAEERIPAILKRAGVSLPG from the coding sequence TTGAGTTCAGCGCTGCAAAGCAGCCTCAAGGCTGGCACCGTCACCATTACGGCTGAAGTGATGCCTCCACGGGGTGGAGACGCATCACATGTTCTTGAGATGGCCAAGGGCTTGAAGGGTCTTGTCCATGCCGTCAATGTCACGGATGGCAGTCGCGCAGTCATGCGGATGAGCAGTCTTGCCGTAGCGCGCCTCCTGTTGGACGAAGGCATCGAGCCCGTGCTGCAGATGGCCTGTCGCGATCGCAATCGCATTGCGATTCAAGCGGATCTCTTGGGTGCCCATGCTTTGGGGATCCGTAATCTCCTTTGCCTCACCGGTGACCCTGTTCGTGCTGGTGACCAGCCCAAAGCACGCCCCGTGAATGAACTGGAATCTGTGCGTTTGCTTCAGCAGGTCACGGCCTTCAATCGCGGGGATGATCCGGTAAAGGGTGATCTTGCCGATGGCCCGACTGACATCTTCGCTGGAGCCGCGGCTGATCCTCAGTGTGCGAGCTGGTCAGGCTTGATACGCCGCATGGAGCGAAAAAAAAATGCTGGGGCACGTTTTATTCAGACGCAGATGGTGATGGATGCTGCTGTGTTGGAACGGTTTTGCCGTGAAATAGCCGAGCCGATGGATCTGCCGGTCCTAGCGGGTGTGTTCTTGCTCAAGTCGGCCCGCAACGCAGCCTTTATTAATCGGATGGTGCCAGGTGCTTGCATTCCCGACAGGCTGATCGCTCGCTTGGAGGCCGCGCCAGACCCTGCGGCAGAGGGAATTCAAATCGCCGCTGAACAGGTTCAGCAATACCTAGGGGTAGCTCAAGGGGTGCATTTGATGGCCATCAAAGCAGAGGAACGCATTCCAGCGATATTGAAGCGAGCAGGCGTCAGCTTGCCTGGGTGA